The sequence atatatacatatataaacaaacaaacacaggaatTCCAAATGTGACATTTATGATATAAATGGGATATGTTTGGGATTTCTATTTAAATATGACCAAGATGATAATTTAGCTGGCTAAATTTTTTACAAGTTAATATTTTGTTCATCATCTAATAAATTAAGTCATCCATCTTTAATTTGGTAGCAAAGCTCACGATGTTTATGGAAATCCCCATCAAAATATCCACAGGCGAAGTTTCACAACACTGACCTACAATTAATTTTGTAAACATGTAGACAAATGGGGACGAGTGATTTTTATTTAGTGATAACCTGAAGGGGCGCTTTCTCACGTTTATTTAGGGCCCCAGTATGGTACACTGGAGAAGGCTTGGCATGCCTTCATGCAAGCGGCTGACCGACTCAGCGAGCTGCACATGGAGCTGCGGGAGCAGCTGGCGGGTGAGGACAGCGAGAAAGTACGCAGCTGGCAAAAAGAGGCCTTCCACAAGCAAATGATGGGAGGTTTCAGAGAGACGAAGGACGCGGATGATGGCTTCCGCAAAGCTCAGAAGCCCTGGGTCCGTAAGCTGAAGGAGGTGAGGGCGGCCTCAGTAGATTTTCTGACGTTGGTCTGTAGGGCAGTCTGCATCAGTGAGTGGCTGCAGTACACACTAATGGGATTTAATGGAGATGACGTGACTGTAGTGAATACTTGCAAATGGCCAGTGTCTACAAAGTTGTCGTTGAAAggtttcttttaataaaaacaaaagccagCAACTGTCTACACATCCTCTTAGCAAATGTCACACATGAAGTTGCtttatgctacagtcacactatGGAAAACTGGAGACTGTGGCGCAGACACAATTATTGTGACAGTGTGACTTGTAGTCTTGTTAAAATATTTGCATGAAAAACGGGGATCTCACAGCCACTTGCCATCTTCACAGTGACCATTGTGCATCAGGACTGAGATAAAATAGTGGAATCAGTCCACTATAAGTTTGGGACTACTGCAGACCCTCATAGACTGGAATTTAGCAATTCCTCAACAAAAAGTGACATAATTGGACTTAAATGCGAAATGGCAAAGTAAGTGCTTCTTTTGACTATAGTGTCGGTGAATAAACTTCcctccttctttttccttttataaGATTGTCGTATAAGATAACACAGTGGTTGAATGCAGCTATTACGTCATAGGTGATTGTATTTGAGGTAATATTATCACAGTTGTTGGATGGATGTGAGTGAGTCTGATATTACATCTGATGTGTCAATGAGGAGAGACGGGtacatttttggaaaaaatTGAAGTTTAGTCTTTACTGAGTTTATAGCAAGTGTTTAACACGTGCGTGTGTCCAGGTGGAGTCAACTAAGAAGAGTTACCATCAGGCCAGGAAAGAGGAGTGGACGGCGGCTAACAGGGAGGCGCACGCCAAGGCTGACCCGACCAAGTCACAAGAGGAAGTTCGCAAGTACACAACCCGGGTGGAGCGCTGCAACCAGGACACCGAGAAAGTACGATGCACACACACGTGAACACGTACATATAAACAGAGTCCCATACATAGCTCCTCTTGTACCAGTCTGGGTGTGTCTGACTCCAGAAAAACATACCTGTGTatgttttttaactttgaaaCATGACCGGACTTGTCTCCTCGACTTTCCACTTGTAACAAACCCAACGGTTGAGGAGTAGCTCCAGGACCCGGAGAGGGAAATGATcaaccaaacaacaaaaaaacgaaGGAAATCCTGAGACGTGTTCATTTAGTACGCACAGCGTTGTCAGGCAGCCAAGGACCTCTTGAGCAATGTTGATCTCAACAAGGAAATGAAATCCAATATCATTACTCATTCACAGCTTGAAGAAAAATACATCCAAAAAAGCCTTCAGTCTTCAATCACTTGTCTCAACCAGTCTCAGCGCCCCGTGTTGGTATCTGCTGTGTTTAATCACTGCACACTTTATGTAATCATTaagatatttaaacattttattcagtGGGTTCTTACAAGAgttcacagaagaagaagacagtctTATTATGGTGGGTTCTAGTCAACAGCGTGTTATCAGTGTAAATAATACTTACTAATGATGGAGAGCTGTTCATACTGTGTgcataataaaaagaaactccCAGAATTCAGTTGGTCACTCTTGCACTCTTGACATTAAGTAGTATTCAAAGTCTCTTAGATAAATCCGGAAATATGGAAAAGTTGAGTTCTTTTGTcactttgaatatttttttttattacaggaGAGGTAAACATCCTGTTCAGTTGTTCTTGTAGTTTGCTTTAGGATTTTAATTCATCTGAACTACACTGGAAGCTGATTTaaatccataaataaaataatgttagataaaataaattcaCTTAAATGATTGAACAAAAAATGCAATTCTGAATAAAGCTTGAAATGTCTCATtattaaaatagaataaaactaCAACGAGCTTTATAGCTGCTTTCCAAAGGTTTTTATTCTGCTCTTTGGAACAGACAGTCTTGCACATATACTCGAAGCATGCAAGGCACATGCACCTGAGTAAGACCATGAAGTGTAATTGAAATGGTGCatttaacaaaacacacattggtGTACTACTACGCAgtagctcagtgtgtgtgtgtttacggcAGGTAAAGGAGCGCTACTCCAAGGCCTTGGAGGAGCTGAACCGCTGTAACCCCCGCTACATGGAGGACATGGAGCAGGTGTTCGACTTAACTCAGGAGGCTGAGCGCAAGAGGCTGTGTTTCTTTAAAGATGTCCTGCTCGACATCCATACACACCTTGACCTATCCTCCAAAGACAGGTAAGGAAAAATCCACatgcttgtatttatttatccaaaattACGTGGATCACGAATCAAGCGATCCATGACTCACAGCGAAGGCATGCAGAGCTGCGAAGGCACGGATGTCGGTCTGAACATGTGCGTATGTACACAGGGGTTAATGGAAAACTCTTGCTGTTGTCCATTAACTGTTGAcctcatattttatttaaacaagcaACTTTACCAATAATGGTTACCATGGCAAAGTCCAGCCAACTCTGTCCAAATATTGAGCAAATTAACCCTTGAAGAAACTGCTCTTTTGAAGAGCAGTTTCTCACTGTGTGaacgtattttttttttaaactctgagaGACTTCCTCTGGTATCCATGTATTTATTCCAGAGCActgatatatatgtgtatataaaaCATTACTTAAGAAAGATTTGAGGAGTCGGAATGATCAAATAAAAAGCCTGAACACGTGTTTCTTTAGTCCCACAGTGAGCATGTTTCCTGCAGCTACAATAAATATGAAATTGTATAATATCATATAACTCACAGCCTTTACAGTATGCTTTCGTTTAAGCCTTTAGTGTTATGTCAGTTAGAGGCTGCAGACCACGTTGGATGATGAGTTAATTTATAAAGGACCAATGGGAATACTTTTTCACCCACCTCCTCCATGTGACACTAGTCAGTAAGGCTTTAAACATGGTGGGATAATATTCAACTACTGGTGCAAAATGTGTGTTCACTAGATGGTTCGTCCTGGCACATATTACAGAGAGTGGAAagaaaatccccccaaaaaaccatGTTCCATCTCTGTGATAAGTTTGagatcctttaaaaaaaaaataaaaattaaaaaacactttgagAGTGTGTCGGGGGGGGGAAGCTGCCCTCTTACCAGCTGTTCCTTTGGAAGATTGGATGTAGATGAagagatgttgttgttgttgtgttttttttttccttcatgttATATCTGAGTGTATACAAACCAGCTCAGTGCTGATGAAGCTGATTAGAAAGTATGCAGCGTGTCTTATCTCAAATCCCACCTTTAAATGACGGCTCTAGGGTTCTCGATGCCCAGCCCTGTGAGTAAACAGGACCTATCAGGAACCTGCTACTGTAAATTCAAAATGCACTGTGTCGATTTTAATTCTCTCCATGTTCAACCAGCAAGTAcagtctgttgttttctttgacaACTGCTTCCTGCTTCAATAAGTAatcttttatgactttagaaGATCCCCAACTTGGAAACCTGTCTTTTCCTGATGAacagaattcaactttattgtcattgcacatgcacaggtacagggcaacgaaatgcagtttgcatccatccagaagtgcttggatgcaaactgcatttcgttgccctgtacctgtgcagcATGAAGCAGGGTTAATGACAAGCGTCCCTAAGCATGCGTTACAGGTTGCAAAGTCAGATGAAAGATGGTCTGCAGATTGATGACAGAGTGTCAATCAATGTGATTATTCACTccttttctgtccattagcTTCAAAGCCTTGTACCAGGACCTGGGCCAGACCATTCGTGCAGCCAACGAAACTGAAGACCTCAGATGGTGGAGGAACACCCACGGACCGGGCATGAGCATGAACTGGCCCCAgtttgaggtgtgaaaacaCAAACTCTGTTCACCCTGTCGCGcatgaattattttgttttgctttgtttttttctgtgcagtCATCTACATCTGTGTGTGCGTTATCCGTGCTGTCGGAACGTAAATCTGTTGAAACGGTCACATTCAACAGGACTTGACCTCAGTTTGGTTAAATACTCAttatgtaaatattgtaaatcaTTAACTTTGAGTTTGAGGACTCCATTTAAAGTTGAGGAAATGATTCTTTTAGGGGTTGTTAAAGGACATTGTAGTGATTTGCATTGAATTCCCGAGGAGATGGAAACATGACTCTGTGTGTTTTAGGGGACGGACTGAATATTAAGCAGGGTTCCAGTGAAAGCCTCATTTTGTGACTGAAAGCCGAGTGGGGTTAGGAATgtcgaacacacacacacacacacacacacacacacacacacacacacacacacacacacacacacacacagattagtTGCTAGTGGAATGGAACTTGCACCTCAGTGCTGCAGACAGGaccaataaatacaaatatttacatatggaaaaacacaaacaacagtgCAAATGATTGTTGTGCAGGAATTCAGATTAGAGTCTCAGGATTCTGTAGTCTGCTTAGCATATGTgacaaaattgttttttttttgtttgtttgtttgtttgtttgtttgttttttaatgaaactACCGTTTCATGTAAAttctttttcaaaaaacaaGAATAACCTAAAGGAAACTTTCTgagtttttgtttaatttgcacAGCCAGGGTTACATGTCCAAAATTTTCTCCATGGTCCTGGGGTTTTGGCGTGAATTAAAGAAACTACGTACACTGTGTTTTCCCAGgcatgttgttttttcccttggGATACTGTAATATTCTGCATTCGTCCATAATAGTTACATTGTAAGAAAGGTAGATTAGCGTATTCTACAATACCCTAATTATAGAATATGATTCTTATCATACAAAGGAGAACCATCATTTGGAGTATTTTAGTGGAAATGAAACAGTTACTCATTAttcctttcttttaaaaatagagtatACACCAATAAGACATAAAATTGTGtgggtccttttttttttttctgccaaagTAGCCCTGAAGGCGAGCAGTGGTatctgcaccaagatgttaaTAACAGATCCTGTTGTCCTGTAAGTTTTGAGGTTAGCCTCCATGGATCGTATAGttttgtccagcacatcccacagatcACCAATGGGACTGAGATCTGGGGAATTTGGAGGCCAAGTAAACACCTTAAACTCATTGTTGTGCTtctcaaaccattcctgaaccatttttgctttgtggcagaGTGCAGTATCCTGCTGAAAGAAGCCATCAGGGAATATTGTTTCCATAAAAGGCTGTAGATCCTCTGTAGAAATGCTTAGGTAGGTGGtacatgtcaaagtaacatccttATGGATAGCAGGATGCAAGGTTTCCCAGCGGAGCACTTcccaaagcatcacactgcctctgccAGCTTGCCAGCTTGCCTTCTTCACATACTGAATCCTGGTGCCAGGTGTTTCTCAGAACGAACATTAACTTTTGTGTCTTGGATTAGACCACATAGGCCGACCTTCCGGTCATACATCCATCCACCACTGTTTCTTTCTTGGACCACTTTTGATGGATACTAACTCCTGAAGACTGAGAACACACCataagagctgcagttttggagatgCTGACCCAGTCATCTAGCCATCACAATTTAGTCCTTCTCAAACTCACTCAAATCCTTGTCCATTTTTCTTCTAACACTCAACTTTGAGGAAAAAATATTCACTTGTTCCCTAAAGTATCCCACCCACCAACAGGTGCCATGGTAAAGAGATAACCACTGTGattcacttcacctgtcttTGCTTGTAATGTTTTGTCTGATCGGTgtaaattgttttttctttctttgaaaactGACAGCTGTTACCAGTTTTAGCAGTATTATTAGAAGTGTAATTATTTTTAGGTACTGCAATATGCATTGCAAATTTAGGAGTGTAGGGCAACTGCACTTGAAGTCGGTAGTCTGTATGATGAAGTGCTCGCCAAGTTTGGTTTCAAGAAGTCCTTTTATCTCGctgtttaaaacacaaaagagagaaacagtgaCTTCTTACATGTCTCCAGAATGTTACATATTGCGTACTTCCCCACCGTCTTTGCTGTCTGCTCCTGAGTCACACATTGTAAATGTTGTACTGTCCTATTTTCTCTCTGTGCGTGGTTCGGCAGAGCCTCTTCTTACATTATCTGGATTCTTGCCTCTCATCCTCCACCTTTATTTCTGGCAGCCGCACACTGCCCCGCTATGTTTGCTGTTCCAGACCTGGAGCTTTGAATTTCAAATTATAGAAAAGACTACATGTAACATGCGAACAACACAGTTACTTAAAGTCTGACAGATTTTTGGATGATCTCAAATCCATTTGTTTGATCAAACATACTTTAGCTTTTCTCTGaagtatgttttttgttttggttaataaaaactgaagcaTCGTTACTGCTTTAGTAGAGACGTTCGAGTGGTAGCACACAGCTGAAGATGGTTTAGTCTGAGAGCTGCCAGAGCTGGTAATTGTAAAGTACATCGGCTGTGCTGCTTGACATCTGCTGGACGTCTGTCTGTCCTGGTGGAGGGATCTCTCCACTTTCCTTATAtagatttgtttttctcagttcctaggttttgcacacatgcacattttcaGCGTTATCAATGAGTCTGATCTTTGGATTCTGCATTTTAAGATTATTAAGTTAACATTATTGCAGTGATGACAAAGtaaacacttcttttttttttttttaccttcctcAGTTATTCTTTGCAAAAAGTAAGCAAGTGGAAGATCCTGGCAGGGATAAGTGTCTTTTCTGTCCTCT comes from Astatotilapia calliptera chromosome 1, fAstCal1.2, whole genome shotgun sequence and encodes:
- the pacsin3 gene encoding protein kinase C and casein kinase substrate in neurons protein 3 encodes the protein MSSNGDLSELGSSESFWEPGNYKRTVKRIDDGHRLCNELVTCFQERAKIEKHYALQLSDWAKRWRVVVEKGPQYGTLEKAWHAFMQAADRLSELHMELREQLAGEDSEKVRSWQKEAFHKQMMGGFRETKDADDGFRKAQKPWVRKLKEVESTKKSYHQARKEEWTAANREAHAKADPTKSQEEVRKYTTRVERCNQDTEKVKERYSKALEELNRCNPRYMEDMEQVFDLTQEAERKRLCFFKDVLLDIHTHLDLSSKDSFKALYQDLGQTIRAANETEDLRWWRNTHGPGMSMNWPQFEEWSPEASRSISKRMHSGNSEENVVTLTNIVSSAGDNVPPSPITLDTSRVKDYSSDWSDDESPKKVAVNGVGEEEEEQVEGVRVKALYDYTGQEADELSFKAGEELLKLGEEDEQGWCKGQLSNGQIGLYPANYVHVIAS